A single region of the Thunnus maccoyii chromosome 10, fThuMac1.1, whole genome shotgun sequence genome encodes:
- the LOC121905817 gene encoding protein argonaute-3 isoform X2 — protein sequence MEIGTTGAVGAQSLFSMPRRPGYGTMGKPIKLLANCFQVDIPKMDVYLYEVDIKPDKCPRRVNREVVDSMVQHFKVTIFGDRRPVYDGKRSLYTANPLPVAPTGVDLDVTLPGEGGKDRPFKVSIKFVSLVSWHMLHEVLTGRSMPEPLELDKPISTNPVHAVDVVLRHLPSMKYTPVGRSFFSAPEGYDHPLGGGREVWFGFHQSVRPAMWKMMLNIDVSATAFYKAQPVIQFMCEVLDIHNIDEQPRPLTDSHRVKFTKEIKGLKVEVTHCGTMRRKYRVCNVTRRPASHQTFPLQLENGQTVERTVAQYFREKYNLQLKYPHLPCLQVGQEQKHTYLPLEVCNIVAGQRCIKKLTDNQTSTMIKATARSAPDRQEEISRLVRSANYEADPFVQEFQFKVRDEMAHVTGRVLPAPMLQYGGRNRTVATPSHGVWDMRGKQFHTGVEIKMWAIACFATQRQCREEILKGFTDQLRKISKDAGMPIQGQPCFCKYAQGADSVEPMFRHLKNTYAGLQLIIVILPGKTPVYAEVKRVGDTLLGMATQCVQVKNVVKTSPQTLSNLCLKINVKLGGINNILVPHQRPSVFQQPVIFLGADVTHPPAGDGKKPSIAAVVGSMDAHPSRYCATVRVQRPRQEVIQDLASMVRELLIQFYKSTRYKPTRIIFYRDGVSEGQFRQVLYYELLAIREACISLEKEYQPGITYIVVQKRHHTRLFCADRNERVGRSGNIPAGTTVDTDITHPYEFDFYLCSHAGIQGTSRPSHYHVLWDDNCFTADEFQLLTYQLCHTYVRCTRSVSIPAPAYYAHLVAFRARYHLVDKEHDSAEGSHVSGQSNGRDPQALAKAVQIHHDTLRTMYFA from the exons GAGCCGTTGGGGCCCAGTCCCTGTTCTCCATGCCTCGGCGGCCTGGCTATGGCACCATGGGGAAGCCCATCAAGCTGTTGGCCAACTGCTTCCAGGTGGACATCCCCAAGATGGATGTCTACCTCTACGAGGTGGACATCAAGCCTGACAAGTGCCCACGGCGAGTCAACAG GGAGGTGGTGGACTCCATGGTGCAGCACTTTAAGGTGACAATCTTTGGGGATCGCAGGCCAGTCTACGATGGGAAGAGGAGCCTGTACACAGCCAACCCACTGCCTGTGGCACCCACAGGG GTGGACTTGGACGTCACTCTACCAGGTGAGGGAGGGAAAGATCGCCCCTTCAAAGTTTCCATCAAGTTCGTGTCTCTGGTCAGCTGGCACATGCTCCACGAGGTGCTGACTGGCCGCAGCATGCCTGAGCCCCTAGAGCTGGACAAACCCATCAGCACCAACCCTGTACATGCAGTGGACGTGGTGCTGCGACACCTGCCATCCATGAA GTACACTCCTGTGGGTCGCTCCTTCTTCTCTGCTCCAGAGGGTTATGACCATCCCCTTGGAGGTGGAAGGGAGGTGTGGTTTGGCTTCCACCAATCTGTGCGCCCCGCCATGTGGAAGATGATGCTTAATATTGATG TATCTGCCACTGCCTTCTACAAGGCCCAACCTGTCATCCAGTTCATGTGTGAAGTGCTGGACATCCACAACATAGATGAGCAGCCTCGCCCCCTCACAGACTCACACCGGGTCAAATTCACCAAAGAAATCAAAG GTTTGAAGGTTGAGGTGACGCACTGTGGAACAATGCGGAGGAAGTACCGTGTCTGCAATGTGACCCGTCGGCCTGCCAGCCATCAAAC GTTCCCTCTACAGTTGGAGAACGGTCAGACTGTAGAGCGTACTGTAGCCCAGTACTTCAGGGAGAAGTACAACCTGCAGCTTAAGTACCCACATTTGCCCTGTCTACAGGTGGGCCAGGAGCAAAAGCATACCTACTTGCCCCTGGAG GTGTGTAACATTGTAGCTGGTCAACGGTGCATCAAGAAGCTGACAGATAATCAGACCTCCACTATGATCAAAGCCACAGCTCGCTCTGCACCTGACAGGCAGGAGGAGATCAGCAGGCTG GTGCGCAGTGCCAACTACGAGGCAGACCCCTTTGTGCAGGAATTCCAGTTCAAGGTGCGCGACGAGATGGCCCACGTGACGGGGCGAGTGCTACCCGCCCCCATGCTGCAGTACGGCGGCAGG AACCGCACTGTAGCCACGCCCAGCCATGGGGTGTGGGACATGAGGGGGAAGCAGTTCCACACCGGGGTGGAGATCAAGATGTGGGCCATCGCCTGCTTCGCCACACAGAGACAGTGTCGAGAAGAAATCCTCAA GGGTTTCACAGACCAGCTACGTAAGATCTCTAAGGATGCCGGGATGCCCATCCAGGGCCAGCCATGTTTCTGTAAATACGCCCAGGGAGCGGACAGCGTGGAGCCCATGTTCAGACACCTGAAGAACACCTACGCTGGACTGCAGCTCATCATCGTCATTCTGCCGGGAAAAACCCCTGTCTACG CGGAGGTAAAGCGTGTGGGAGACACCCTCTTGGGCATGGCCACACAGTGCGTTCAGGTTAAGAACGTGGTGAAGACGTCGCCTCAGACGCTCTCCAACCTCTGCCTCAAGATCAATGTGAAACTGGGAGGCATCAACAACATCCTGGTGCCTCACCAACG ACCATCAGTGTTTCAGCAGCCGGTTATCTTCTTGGGAGCAGATGTTACACATCCACCTGCTGGAGATGGGAAGAAGCCTTCAATTGCAGCA GTGGTAGGCAGTATGGATGCCCACCCTAGCAGGTACTGTGCCACTGTGCGGGTCCAGAGGCCCAGGCAAGAGGTTATCCAGGACCTGGCCTCCATGGTGAGGGAGCTGCTCATCCAGTTCTACAAGTCAACTCGCTACAAACCCACCAGGATCATCTTCTACAGGGATGGAGTTTCAGAAGGCCAGTTCAGACAG gtGCTGTATTATGAGCTGCTGGCTATCCGTGAGGCCTGTATCAGCCTGGAGAAGGAGTACCAACCAGGCATCACCTACATCGTTGTGCAAAAACGCCACCATACACGCCTCTTCTGTGCCGACCGCAACGAGAGA GTTGGACGTAGTGGAAACATTCCTGCTGGTACTACCGTGGATACGGACATCACACATCCCTACGAGTTTGACTTTTACCTCTGCAGTCACGCTGGAATACAG GGCACCAGTCGGCCTTCCCACTACCATGTACTGTGGGATGACAATTGTTTTACCGCTGACGAGTTCCAGCTGCTCACCTACCAGTTGTGCCACACCTATGTACGCTGCACCCGCTCAGTCTCCATCCCCGCGCCAGCCTACTATGCCCACCTGGTGGCCTTCCGTGCCCGCTACCATCTGGTGGACAAAGAACATGACAG CGCTGAGGGCAGCCACGTGTCTGGTCAGAGTAACGGTCGGGACCCCCAGGCACTGGCCAAAGCTGTTCAGATTCACCATGACACCCTGAGGACCATGTACTTCGCCTGA
- the LOC121905817 gene encoding protein argonaute-3 isoform X1 — protein sequence MEIGTTGAVGAQSLFSMPRRPGYGTMGKPIKLLANCFQVDIPKMDVYLYEVDIKPDKCPRRVNREVVDSMVQHFKVTIFGDRRPVYDGKRSLYTANPLPVAPTGVDLDVTLPGEGGKDRPFKVSIKFVSLVSWHMLHEVLTGRSMPEPLELDKPISTNPVHAVDVVLRHLPSMKYTPVGRSFFSAPEGYDHPLGGGREVWFGFHQSVRPAMWKMMLNIDVSATAFYKAQPVIQFMCEVLDIHNIDEQPRPLTDSHRVKFTKEIKGLKVEVTHCGTMRRKYRVCNVTRRPASHQTFPLQLENGQTVERTVAQYFREKYNLQLKYPHLPCLQVGQEQKHTYLPLEVCNIVAGQRCIKKLTDNQTSTMIKATARSAPDRQEEISRLVRSANYEADPFVQEFQFKVRDEMAHVTGRVLPAPMLQYGGRVSTEHFMNRTVATPSHGVWDMRGKQFHTGVEIKMWAIACFATQRQCREEILKGFTDQLRKISKDAGMPIQGQPCFCKYAQGADSVEPMFRHLKNTYAGLQLIIVILPGKTPVYAEVKRVGDTLLGMATQCVQVKNVVKTSPQTLSNLCLKINVKLGGINNILVPHQRPSVFQQPVIFLGADVTHPPAGDGKKPSIAAVVGSMDAHPSRYCATVRVQRPRQEVIQDLASMVRELLIQFYKSTRYKPTRIIFYRDGVSEGQFRQVLYYELLAIREACISLEKEYQPGITYIVVQKRHHTRLFCADRNERVGRSGNIPAGTTVDTDITHPYEFDFYLCSHAGIQGTSRPSHYHVLWDDNCFTADEFQLLTYQLCHTYVRCTRSVSIPAPAYYAHLVAFRARYHLVDKEHDSAEGSHVSGQSNGRDPQALAKAVQIHHDTLRTMYFA from the exons GAGCCGTTGGGGCCCAGTCCCTGTTCTCCATGCCTCGGCGGCCTGGCTATGGCACCATGGGGAAGCCCATCAAGCTGTTGGCCAACTGCTTCCAGGTGGACATCCCCAAGATGGATGTCTACCTCTACGAGGTGGACATCAAGCCTGACAAGTGCCCACGGCGAGTCAACAG GGAGGTGGTGGACTCCATGGTGCAGCACTTTAAGGTGACAATCTTTGGGGATCGCAGGCCAGTCTACGATGGGAAGAGGAGCCTGTACACAGCCAACCCACTGCCTGTGGCACCCACAGGG GTGGACTTGGACGTCACTCTACCAGGTGAGGGAGGGAAAGATCGCCCCTTCAAAGTTTCCATCAAGTTCGTGTCTCTGGTCAGCTGGCACATGCTCCACGAGGTGCTGACTGGCCGCAGCATGCCTGAGCCCCTAGAGCTGGACAAACCCATCAGCACCAACCCTGTACATGCAGTGGACGTGGTGCTGCGACACCTGCCATCCATGAA GTACACTCCTGTGGGTCGCTCCTTCTTCTCTGCTCCAGAGGGTTATGACCATCCCCTTGGAGGTGGAAGGGAGGTGTGGTTTGGCTTCCACCAATCTGTGCGCCCCGCCATGTGGAAGATGATGCTTAATATTGATG TATCTGCCACTGCCTTCTACAAGGCCCAACCTGTCATCCAGTTCATGTGTGAAGTGCTGGACATCCACAACATAGATGAGCAGCCTCGCCCCCTCACAGACTCACACCGGGTCAAATTCACCAAAGAAATCAAAG GTTTGAAGGTTGAGGTGACGCACTGTGGAACAATGCGGAGGAAGTACCGTGTCTGCAATGTGACCCGTCGGCCTGCCAGCCATCAAAC GTTCCCTCTACAGTTGGAGAACGGTCAGACTGTAGAGCGTACTGTAGCCCAGTACTTCAGGGAGAAGTACAACCTGCAGCTTAAGTACCCACATTTGCCCTGTCTACAGGTGGGCCAGGAGCAAAAGCATACCTACTTGCCCCTGGAG GTGTGTAACATTGTAGCTGGTCAACGGTGCATCAAGAAGCTGACAGATAATCAGACCTCCACTATGATCAAAGCCACAGCTCGCTCTGCACCTGACAGGCAGGAGGAGATCAGCAGGCTG GTGCGCAGTGCCAACTACGAGGCAGACCCCTTTGTGCAGGAATTCCAGTTCAAGGTGCGCGACGAGATGGCCCACGTGACGGGGCGAGTGCTACCCGCCCCCATGCTGCAGTACGGCGGCAGGGTGAGCACAGAGCACTTTATG AACCGCACTGTAGCCACGCCCAGCCATGGGGTGTGGGACATGAGGGGGAAGCAGTTCCACACCGGGGTGGAGATCAAGATGTGGGCCATCGCCTGCTTCGCCACACAGAGACAGTGTCGAGAAGAAATCCTCAA GGGTTTCACAGACCAGCTACGTAAGATCTCTAAGGATGCCGGGATGCCCATCCAGGGCCAGCCATGTTTCTGTAAATACGCCCAGGGAGCGGACAGCGTGGAGCCCATGTTCAGACACCTGAAGAACACCTACGCTGGACTGCAGCTCATCATCGTCATTCTGCCGGGAAAAACCCCTGTCTACG CGGAGGTAAAGCGTGTGGGAGACACCCTCTTGGGCATGGCCACACAGTGCGTTCAGGTTAAGAACGTGGTGAAGACGTCGCCTCAGACGCTCTCCAACCTCTGCCTCAAGATCAATGTGAAACTGGGAGGCATCAACAACATCCTGGTGCCTCACCAACG ACCATCAGTGTTTCAGCAGCCGGTTATCTTCTTGGGAGCAGATGTTACACATCCACCTGCTGGAGATGGGAAGAAGCCTTCAATTGCAGCA GTGGTAGGCAGTATGGATGCCCACCCTAGCAGGTACTGTGCCACTGTGCGGGTCCAGAGGCCCAGGCAAGAGGTTATCCAGGACCTGGCCTCCATGGTGAGGGAGCTGCTCATCCAGTTCTACAAGTCAACTCGCTACAAACCCACCAGGATCATCTTCTACAGGGATGGAGTTTCAGAAGGCCAGTTCAGACAG gtGCTGTATTATGAGCTGCTGGCTATCCGTGAGGCCTGTATCAGCCTGGAGAAGGAGTACCAACCAGGCATCACCTACATCGTTGTGCAAAAACGCCACCATACACGCCTCTTCTGTGCCGACCGCAACGAGAGA GTTGGACGTAGTGGAAACATTCCTGCTGGTACTACCGTGGATACGGACATCACACATCCCTACGAGTTTGACTTTTACCTCTGCAGTCACGCTGGAATACAG GGCACCAGTCGGCCTTCCCACTACCATGTACTGTGGGATGACAATTGTTTTACCGCTGACGAGTTCCAGCTGCTCACCTACCAGTTGTGCCACACCTATGTACGCTGCACCCGCTCAGTCTCCATCCCCGCGCCAGCCTACTATGCCCACCTGGTGGCCTTCCGTGCCCGCTACCATCTGGTGGACAAAGAACATGACAG CGCTGAGGGCAGCCACGTGTCTGGTCAGAGTAACGGTCGGGACCCCCAGGCACTGGCCAAAGCTGTTCAGATTCACCATGACACCCTGAGGACCATGTACTTCGCCTGA